A stretch of Oryza brachyantha chromosome 4, ObraRS2, whole genome shotgun sequence DNA encodes these proteins:
- the LOC102708792 gene encoding rho GTPase-activating protein 3-like, whose translation MAPFQLRFGLRMSPARSYDEDDDEEDEDEEGFEYEEMLSEGTDSPPLMMQAEKGGGGLVGAVVGALRRSLVMCSAGKVGDGEDSEDDDEEEGMEIGRPTDVRHVSHVTFDRFGGFHGLPADLEPDVPRPTPSASVNVFGVSPTSLQSAFDHRGNSVPTILLMMQRKLYEREGLKIEGIFRINPENSQELCVREQLNSGVVPDEVDLHCLAGLIKAWFRELPTGVLDTLTPEQVMHCNTEEECALLASMLPPVEAALLDWAINLMADVVEQENYNKMNARNIAMVFAPNMTQMADPLTALIHAVQVMNFLKTLIVKTLKEREAAGTPKTSEPCSGSPNSQDKPPTPKNLEKPIICSNQKGLDQPIFDMATCDQLLFGTKQMLDYRENSKSEGPEKHDIDQPKRHSEASPLGNDLNNQVGSRGKEFDNRNVEGMFDKFSFRKGVERLCRHPVFQLSRSMKKSTDVVVFDAPGEARQAWGLI comes from the exons ATGGCGCCGTTCCAGCTGCGCTTCGGGCTCCGGATGTCCCCCGCGCGCTCctacgacgaggacgacgacgaggaggacgaggacgaggaaggGTTCGAGTACGAGGAGATGCTGAGCGAGGGGACGGACTCGCCGCCGCTGATGATGCAGGCGGAGAAAGGAGGGGGAGGGCTGGTGGGGGCGGTGGTGGGGGCGCTGCGGAGGTCGCTGGTGATGTGCAGCGCCGGGAAGGTCGGGGACGGGGAGGAcagcgaggacgacgacgaggaggaggggatggAGATTGGGCGGCCCACGGACGTGCGTCACGTCTCCCACGTCACCTTCGACCGCTTCGGCGGCTTCCACGGCCTCCCCGCCGACCTCGAGCCCGACGTGCCCCGCCCCACGCCCAGCGCCAG tGTGAATGTATTTGGTGTTTCGCCAACTTCTTTGCAATCTGCATTTGATCATAGAGGAAATAGTGTGCCCACAATACTGTTGATGATGCAGAGGAAGTTGTATGAACGAGAGGGACTTAAG ATTGAAGGGATCTTCAGAATTAACCCAGAGAATAGCCAGGAACTCTGTGTCAGGGAGCAACTAAACAGTGGTGTGGTTCCAGATGAAGTTGACTTGCACTGCCTTGCAGGGTTGATAAAG GCATGGTTTCGGGAACTCCCAACTGGCGTATTGGACACACTGACACCAGAACAAGTAATGCACTGCAACACAGAAGAAGAGTGTGCTCTCCTTGCATCCATGCTACCACCAGTAGAAGCAGCATTACTCGATTGGGCTATCAATCTGATGGCTGATGTCGTGGAGCAGGAAAACTACAATAAGATGAATGCTAGAAACATCGCTATGGTCTTTGCACCAAACATGACTCAG atGGCCGATCCGTTAACAGCGCTGATACATGCAGTTCAGGTCATGAATTTCCTCAAGACATTAATCGTGAAAACTTTGAAGGAAAGAGAGGCAGCTGGAACACCTAAGACATCAGAACCATGCTCTGGTTCTCCAAACAGCCAAGATAAACCTCCGACGCCAAAGAATTTGGAGAAACCCATCATTTGTTCAAACCAGAAAGGCCTCGATCAACCTATATTTGATATGGCTACTTGTGATCAGCTCCTGTTTGGAACTAAGCAAATGCTTGATTACCGCGAGAATAGCAAATCTGAAGGACCAGAGAAGCACGACATAGACCAACCGAAGCGCCATAGTGAAGCTTCTCCTCTTGGTAATGATTTGAATAACCAAGTCGGCAGTCGTGGAAAAGAATTTGACAACAGAAATGTGGAAGGCATGTTCGACAAATTCAGTTTTAGGAAAGGTGTCGAGAGGCTTTGCAGGCACCCTGTGTTCCAATTGAGTAGGTCCATGAAGAAGTCTACAGACGTTGTGGTCTTTGATGCTCCTGGAGAAGCAAGACAAGCTTGGGGTTTGATATGA
- the LOC102708515 gene encoding probable inactive leucine-rich repeat receptor kinase XIAO, with translation MPPPPRLLFLLVMLLVAAPEASVFGANAPPATEVQAEISALLQFRSGLRDPYAAMSGWNAASPSAPCSWRGVACAAGTGRVVELALPRLRLSGSISPALSALSYLEKLSLRSNSLSGTIPASLSRISSLRSVYLQYNSLSGPIPQSFLANLTNLQTFDVSGNLLSGPLPVSFPPSLKYLDLSSNAFSGNIPANVSASATNLQFLNLSFNRLRGTVPASMGTLQNLHYLWLDGNLLEGTIPSALSNCSALLHLSLQGNALRGILPPAVAAIPSLQILSVSRNRLTGAIPAAAFGSVGNSSLRIVQVGGNEFSHVDVPGALGKDLQVVDLSANKLAGPFPSWLAGAGGLTVLDLSGNAFTGEVPPAVGQLTALQELRLGGNAFTGTVPAEIGRCGALQVLDLENNRFSGEVPAALGGLRRLREVYLGGNSFSGQIPASLGSLSWLEALSTPGNRLTGDLPVELFVLGNLTFLDLSDNKLAGEIPPSIGNLTALQSLNLSGNSFSGRIPSNIGNLLNLRVLDLSGQKNLSGNLPAELFGLPQLQYVSLAGNSFSGDVPEGFSSLWSLRHLNLSVNSFSGSMPATYGYLPSLQVLSASHNRITGELPVELANCSNLTVLDLRVNQLTGPIPSDFARLGELEKLDLSHNQLSGKIPPEISNCSSLATLKLDDNHLGGEIPASLSNLTKLQTLDLSSNNFTGSIPASLAQIPGMLSFNVSHNELTGEIPAMLGSRFGTPSVFASNPDLCGPPLENECSAYRQHRRRQRLQRLTLLIGVVAATVLLLVLFCCCCVYSLLRWRRRFIEKRDGVKKRRRSPGRGSGSSGTSTDSVTQPKLIMFNSRITYADTVEATRQFDEENVLSRGRHGLVFKACYNDGTVLAILRLPSTSSDGAVVIEEGSFRKEAESLGKVKHRNLTVLRGYYAGPPPDVRLLVYDYMPNGNLATLLQEASHQDGHILNWPMRHLIALGVSRGLAFLHQSGVVHGDVKPQNILFDADFEPHLSDFGLEPMVVTAGAAAAAAAASTSATTTVGSLGYVAPDAAAAGQATREGDVYSFGIVLLELLTGRRPGMFAGEDEDIVKWVKRQLQRGAVAELLEPGLLELDPESSEWEEFLLGIKVGLLCTAPDPLDRPAMGDVVFMLEGCRVGPDIPSSADPTSQPSPA, from the coding sequence atgccgccgccgccgaggctgcTGTTCTTGCTCGTCATGCTGCTGGTCGCGGCGCCGGAGGCGTCGGTGTTCGGGGCgaacgcgccgccggcgacggaggtGCAGGCGGAGATCAGCGCGCTCCTCCAGTTCCGGAGCGGGCTGCGCGACCCCTACGCCGCGATGTCCGGGTGGAACGCGGCCTCGCCGTCCGCGCCATGCTCCtggcgcggcgtggcgtgcGCGGCCGGCACCGGCCGCGTCGTCGAGCTGGCGCTCCCGAGACTCCGCCTGTCCGGCAGCATCTCCCCGGCGCTGTCGGCTCTGTCGTACCTCGAGAAGCTCAGCCTCCGCTCCAACTCGCTCTCTGGCACCATCCCGGCGTCGCTCTCCCGCATCTCCTCCCTCCGCTCCGTCTACCTCCAGTACAACTCCCTCTCCGGCCCCATTCCTCAGTCCTTCCTTGCCAACCTCACCAACCTCCAGACGTTCGACGTGTCCGGCAATCTATTGTCCGGTCCTCTCCCTGTTTCCTTCCCTCCCAGCTTGAAGTACCTTGACCTCTCCTCCAATGCCTTCTCCGGCAACATCCCGGCGAACGTCAGCGCATCGGCGACGAACCTCCAGTTCTTGAACCTGTCATTCAACCGCCTCCGGGGCACCGTGCCGGCGTCGATGGGGACCTTGCAGAACCTGCATTACCTCTGGCTGGACGGGAACCTTCTTGAGGGCACCATCCCATCGGCGCTGTCCAACTGCTCGGCGCTGCTCCACCTCAGCCTGCAGGGGAATGCGCTCCGCGGCATCTTGCCGCCCGCGGTGGCTGCGATTCCGTCGCTGCAGATTCTTTCGGTGTCACGGAACCGGCTCACAGGCGCCATCCCGGCTGCGGCGTTCGGCAGCGTGGGGAACTCGTCGCTGCGCATCGTGCAGGTCGGCGGCAACGAGTTCTCTCATGTGGACGTGCCGGGAGCGCTCGGCAAGGATCTCCAAGTGGTGGACTTGAGCGCCAACAAATTGGCCGGTCCATTCCCGTCCTGGCTCGCCGGGGCTGGCGGGTTGACTGTGCTCGACCTTTCTGGCAATGCGTTCACCGGCGAAGTACCTCCGGCGGTAGGGCAGCTCACTGCACTGCAGGAGCTGCGGCTTGGCGGCAATGCCTTCACAGGCACCGTGCCCGCGGAGATTGGCAGATGCGGCGCGCTTCAGGTGCTTGACCTCGAGAACAACCGTTTCTCCGGCGAGGTTCCTGCTGCTCTTGGCGGTCTCCGGCGGCTCAGAGAGGTCTATCTTGGCGGTAACTCATTCTCCGGCCAGATTCCGGCCAGTTTGGGGAGCCTCTCGTGGCTGGAAGCATTGTCCACACCGGGGAATCGGCTCACCGGTGACCTGCCCGTTGAGCTCTTCGTGCTGGGGAATCTGACATTCTTGGACCTTTCCGACAACAAGCTCGCCGGGGAGATCCCTCCTTCCATTGGCAATCTGACCGCTCTtcagagtttaaatttgagcgGCAATTCCTTCTCCGGCCGCATCCCGTCGAACATTGGCAACCTGCTGAACCTGCGAGTTCTTGATCTCTCTGGTCAGAAGAACCTCTCAGGCAATCTCCCGGCGGAGCTCTTCGGTTTGCCACAGTTGCAGTATGTGTCGCTCGCCGGCAACTCTTTCTCCGGTGACGTTCCAGAGGGGTTCAGCAGCCTGTGGAGCCTGCGTCATCTCAACCTCTCGGTGAACTCATTCTCGGGCTCAATGCCGGCTACCTATGGATACTTGCCATCACTCCAGGTGCTCTCGGCTTCCCACAACCGTATCACCGGCGAGTTGCCTGTGGAACTCGCCAACTGTTCCAACCTCACCGTGCTTGATCTCAGGGTCAACCAGCTGACTGGTCCAATTCCGAGTGATTTTGCGCGCCTTGGCGAGTTGGAGAAACTTGATCTGAGCCACAATCAGCTGTCCGGCAAGATACCACCAGAGATTTCCAACTGCTCATCACTTGCCACTCTGAAGCTTGATGACAATCATCTTGGCGGCGAGATACCGGCCTCTTTATCCAACCTCACGAAGCTGCAGACTCTTGACCTGTCGTCGAACAATTTCACCGGCAGCATCCCTGCTTCATTGGCTCAAATTCCAGGCATGTTATCATTCAATGTGTCACACAATGAGCTCACCGGCGAGATACCAGCAATGCTTGGCTCCCGATTTGGCACTCCATCAGTGTTTGCTTCCAACCCGGACCTGTGTGGTCCGCCATTGGAGAACGAATGCAGTGCCTACCGGCAGCATAGGAGGCGGCAGAGGCTGCAGCGCCTGACTCTGCTCATTGGCGTGGTGGCTGCTACGGTGCTCCTGCTCGTGctgttctgctgctgctgtgtgtACAGCTTGCTGCGGTGGAggcgccggttcattgagaagcGCGATGGTGTCAAGAAGAGGCGACGCAGCCCAGGGCGGGGCAGCGGGTCGAGCGGCACAAGCACAGATAGTGTCACCCAGCCGAAGCTGATCATGTTCAATTCCCGGATCACCTATGCCGATACGGTGGAGGCGACACGGCAGTTTGACGAGGAGAACGTGCTTAGCCGAGGCCGCCATGGTCTCGTGTTCAAGGCTTGCTACAATGACGGCACCGTGTTAGCGATCCTACGACTTCCTTCCACCTCATCCGATGGCGCCGTGGTGATTGAGGAAGGCTCGTTCAGGAAAGAGGCCGAGTCCCTCGGCAAGGTGAAGCACAGAAACCTCACTGTGCTGCGTGGCTATTACGCCGGGCCACCGCCAGATGTTCGACTGCTGGTCTATGACTACATGCCCAACGGCAACCTCGCGACATTGCTGCAGGAAGCGTCGCACCAAGACGGACACATCCTCAATTGGCCTATGAGGCACCTCATCGCCCTCGGCGTCTCCCGCGGCCTTGCGTTCCTGCACCAGTCCGGCGTCGTGCACGGCGACGTCAAGCCGCAGAACATCCTCTTCGATGCTGACTTCGAGCCGCACCTGTCGGACTTCGGGCTGGAGCCAATGGTGGTGACGGCTGGTgctgccgcggccgcggcggctgcaTCGACGTCAGCTACAACAACCGTCGGTTCGCTGGGCTACGTCGCcccggacgcggcggccgctGGTCAGGCCACACGGGAAGGTGACGTCTACAGCTTCGGCATTGTGCTGCTCGAGCTCCTCACCGGCCGGCGCCCCGGAATGTTCGCCGGGGAGGACGAAGACATCGTGAAGTGGGTGAAGCGTCAGCTGCAGCGCGGGGCGGTGGCCGAGCTGCTCGAGCCGGGCCTACTGGAGCTCGACCCGGAGTCGTCAGAGTGGGAGGAGTTCCTCCTCGGGATCAAGGTCGGCCTGCTCTGCACGGCGCCGGACCCGCTCGACCGCCCGGCCATGGGCGACGTGGTGTTCATGCTCGAGGGCTGCCGCGTCGGCCCTGACATCCCGTCGTCGGCCGATCCGACCTCCCAGCCATCCCCGGCGTGA